The following proteins come from a genomic window of Oricola thermophila:
- the tig gene encoding trigger factor — translation MQVSETLNEGLKREIKVVVPKADLQSRLGARLEDAKGKVQLKGFRPGKVPVAHLRKMYGKSFMAEIVNEILSETPRSILADRGEKSATQPEIDMTEDEKEAEKVLSGDADFEFSMKYEVIPPIEIKDFSSIKITREVVEIPDEEVEEQVKRIAQSAATYEPKDGKAENGDRVTMDYVGKIDGEAFEGGTDTDAKLVLGSGQFIPGFEDQLVGVKAGDEKQVKVTFPEDYGAAQLAGKEATFDVTVKEVASAGEIVIDDELASKLGLESAERLREVVREQIESQYGSITRQKVKRQLLDALDEDYKIETPSKLVDAEFNNIWNQITSELEQAGKTFEDEDTTEDEAREEYMRLAERRVRLGLVLSEIGEQAGIQVSEQELQQAVMNHVRQYPGQEQQVFDFFKNNPDAVANLRAPIFEEKTVDYLLEKVSVTDKTVGKDELMADEEDEKSAKPAKKKAAPKKKAAAKKDDAAEKAEPAKKAAPKKKKAEEAGE, via the coding sequence ATGCAGGTAAGCGAAACCCTCAACGAAGGGCTGAAACGGGAAATCAAGGTCGTCGTTCCGAAGGCGGACCTCCAGTCCAGGCTCGGCGCCCGTCTGGAAGACGCGAAGGGCAAGGTACAGCTCAAGGGTTTTCGTCCGGGCAAGGTTCCGGTAGCGCACCTGCGCAAAATGTACGGCAAGTCCTTCATGGCGGAGATCGTCAACGAGATTCTCAGCGAGACTCCGCGCTCGATCCTCGCGGACCGCGGTGAGAAGTCTGCGACGCAGCCGGAAATCGACATGACCGAGGACGAGAAGGAAGCAGAGAAGGTGCTTTCCGGCGATGCCGATTTCGAATTCTCCATGAAGTACGAAGTCATCCCGCCGATCGAGATCAAGGATTTCTCTTCGATCAAGATTACCCGCGAGGTCGTCGAAATTCCCGATGAGGAAGTCGAAGAGCAGGTCAAGCGCATTGCCCAGTCGGCGGCGACCTACGAACCGAAGGACGGCAAGGCGGAGAACGGTGACCGTGTCACCATGGACTACGTCGGCAAGATCGATGGCGAGGCCTTTGAAGGTGGCACCGATACTGACGCCAAGCTTGTGCTCGGTTCCGGCCAGTTCATTCCCGGTTTCGAGGACCAGCTTGTCGGCGTGAAGGCCGGCGATGAAAAACAGGTGAAGGTGACCTTCCCTGAGGACTACGGCGCAGCGCAGCTGGCCGGGAAGGAAGCCACGTTTGACGTTACGGTCAAGGAAGTGGCGAGCGCCGGCGAAATCGTGATCGACGACGAACTGGCCTCTAAGCTGGGGCTTGAAAGCGCCGAACGTCTGCGCGAAGTCGTCCGTGAGCAGATCGAGAGCCAGTACGGCTCGATCACGCGTCAGAAGGTGAAGCGCCAGCTTCTTGATGCGCTGGACGAGGATTACAAGATTGAAACCCCGTCCAAGCTGGTCGATGCCGAATTCAACAATATCTGGAACCAGATCACGAGTGAGCTCGAGCAGGCAGGCAAGACCTTCGAGGACGAGGATACGACCGAGGACGAAGCCCGCGAGGAATACATGCGGCTTGCGGAGCGCCGCGTCCGGCTCGGTCTCGTTCTCTCGGAGATCGGCGAGCAAGCCGGTATCCAGGTCAGCGAGCAGGAATTGCAGCAGGCCGTGATGAACCACGTCCGCCAGTATCCTGGCCAGGAACAGCAGGTCTTCGATTTCTTCAAGAACAATCCCGATGCGGTCGCCAATCTGCGCGCGCCGATCTTTGAAGAAAAGACCGTCGACTACCTCCTCGAAAAGGTGTCCGTCACCGACAAGACTGTTGGGAAGGATGAGCTGATGGCGGACGAAGAGGACGAAAAGTCGGCGAAACCGGCGAAAAAGAAGGCTGCTCCGAAGAAGAAGGCCGCCGCCAAGAAGGATGATGCGGCGGAGAAGGCCGAGCCTGCCAAAAAGGCCGCGCCGAAGAAGAAAAAGGCCGAGGAAGCGGGCGAATAG
- the fghA gene encoding S-formylglutathione hydrolase, whose protein sequence is MKTVSESKAFEGTQGVYSHPAATTDCEMTFAVFVPPQAAQAPCPVLWYLSGLTCTHQNVMDKGEYRRVAAELGLVIVCPDTSPRGDHVHDEKDNWQIGTGAGFYVDATQEPWSRNYRMYSYVTGELPELIAERFPVDMSRQAIFGHSMGGHGALTIALNDPERFRSCSAFAPIVNPSTADWARNAFATYLGDDESRWRAHDACLLVEDGKRFHEFLIDQGDADQFLDDGLRPWLFEEACRKSGIPLTLRMQPGYDHSYNFISTFMEDHLRWHAARLGA, encoded by the coding sequence ATGAAAACGGTATCGGAATCGAAAGCCTTCGAAGGCACACAGGGTGTCTACTCGCATCCGGCGGCAACGACGGATTGCGAAATGACTTTCGCCGTTTTCGTGCCGCCGCAGGCGGCACAGGCCCCCTGCCCCGTCCTCTGGTATCTTTCGGGCCTGACCTGCACCCACCAGAATGTCATGGACAAGGGTGAATATCGCCGCGTCGCCGCCGAGCTCGGCCTCGTCATCGTCTGCCCGGACACCAGTCCGCGCGGTGACCATGTTCATGACGAGAAGGACAATTGGCAGATTGGCACGGGTGCCGGCTTCTATGTCGACGCGACGCAGGAACCTTGGTCACGAAACTACAGGATGTATTCCTATGTCACCGGGGAATTGCCCGAACTGATTGCCGAGCGGTTTCCCGTCGACATGAGCCGCCAGGCGATATTCGGTCATTCGATGGGCGGCCACGGTGCTCTGACGATTGCACTAAACGATCCCGAGCGCTTTCGCTCGTGCTCGGCATTCGCCCCTATCGTAAACCCGTCCACCGCGGACTGGGCGCGCAATGCATTTGCAACCTATTTGGGCGATGACGAGAGCCGCTGGCGCGCCCATGATGCCTGTCTTCTGGTCGAGGACGGCAAGCGCTTCCACGAGTTCCTGATCGATCAGGGAGACGCCGACCAGTTTCTCGATGACGGGCTGCGGCCTTGGCTCTTTGAGGAAGCATGCCGCAAATCAGGCATCCCGCTGACGCTTCGCATGCAGCCAGGCTACGATCATTCCTATAACTTCATCTCCACATTCATGGAGGACCACCTGCGCTGGCATGCCGCCCGGCTCGGCGCATAA
- a CDS encoding NUDIX hydrolase: protein MSAGKKKNSILRRATEVLNFPALMAIPPRVQYGALPWRMRDGTLEILLLTSRGTGRWIIPKGWPHDNFSSAHSAAQEAYEEAGIRGPITSEPIGSYRYQKVRDEGATVDCVVYVHAMEVAQHLDDWPEKDQRQQKWFPRNAAAEAVSEPELRDLILAFQPLQSYS, encoded by the coding sequence ATGTCGGCAGGAAAGAAGAAAAACTCGATCCTCAGGCGCGCTACGGAAGTCCTCAACTTCCCGGCCCTGATGGCCATTCCGCCACGTGTCCAGTATGGCGCCCTGCCATGGCGTATGCGGGACGGGACTCTCGAAATTTTGCTGCTCACGAGCCGCGGCACCGGCCGCTGGATCATCCCCAAGGGATGGCCTCATGACAATTTTTCGTCGGCGCATTCCGCAGCTCAGGAAGCCTATGAGGAAGCCGGAATAAGGGGACCGATCACTAGCGAACCCATCGGCTCCTATCGCTACCAAAAAGTGCGTGATGAAGGTGCCACAGTGGACTGCGTGGTTTACGTGCATGCGATGGAAGTGGCCCAGCACCTCGATGACTGGCCGGAGAAGGACCAACGGCAGCAGAAATGGTTCCCGCGGAACGCCGCCGCAGAGGCGGTATCGGAACCGGAATTGCGTGACCTGATCCTCGCCTTCCAGCCGCTGCAATCCTATTCATAG
- a CDS encoding YaiI/YqxD family protein → MTVTQRPIIFVDADACPVKDEIVRVAERHGLVVTFVSNGGLRPSRDPMVRNVVVPKSADAADDWIAEHAEAGDIVVTQDIPLAARCVEKGVHVIGNTGRVHTPESIGMAVAMRDFKQHLRETGEDRGFNRAFSRADRSTFLQALDGFCRRATKPT, encoded by the coding sequence ATGACGGTGACGCAACGCCCCATCATCTTCGTCGATGCAGACGCCTGCCCCGTCAAGGACGAGATCGTCCGGGTCGCCGAGCGCCACGGGCTTGTCGTGACATTCGTGTCCAATGGCGGGCTTCGTCCGTCGCGCGATCCGATGGTCCGCAATGTCGTCGTCCCCAAGTCGGCCGACGCCGCCGACGACTGGATCGCGGAACATGCCGAGGCCGGGGACATTGTCGTGACGCAGGATATTCCGCTGGCCGCCCGCTGCGTGGAGAAGGGGGTGCATGTCATCGGTAACACCGGTCGCGTACACACCCCTGAATCCATCGGCATGGCGGTCGCGATGCGTGACTTCAAGCAGCATTTGCGGGAAACGGGCGAGGACCGAGGTTTCAATCGCGCCTTCTCGCGCGCCGACCGCTCCACGTTCCTGCAGGCGCTGGACGGCTTCTGCCGGCGAGCAACGAAACCGACATAG
- a CDS encoding NAD(P)/FAD-dependent oxidoreductase, whose amino-acid sequence MPVSVPSPDIAVVGGGIVGLWTAYRAARQGLSVLLFEKRRIGAGASGGVMGALMPHQPTGWNEKKQFQLDALVSLEEEIREVEAFSELPAGYRRCGRVMPIRNLEKRRQSAQWVEASRTNWPFPYSWSIVDAMPNPAYLPQGEMPFGANSDNLSARVDPRRLAAALTGALGRLGVEFRQGTGIAAIGRDGTLALESGEKISAGHAVLCAGWESFSLLSGHFVSQIGQGVKGQAALLRPAAPIDPASPILFDSGTYVIVHETGDVAVGSTSENEFGDPHGTDAALEDVIAAARRLCPLLENAQVLERWAGIRPRAAGREPLVGPLPGFANVSIATGGFKIGFGIAHLMAEAVITLAGGERPGFLPGRFLPENRLRA is encoded by the coding sequence ATGCCTGTTTCAGTCCCCTCGCCTGACATTGCCGTGGTAGGCGGTGGTATTGTCGGTCTATGGACCGCATACCGCGCCGCACGGCAAGGCCTGTCAGTTCTTCTGTTCGAAAAACGCAGGATCGGCGCCGGTGCAAGCGGTGGCGTCATGGGGGCACTGATGCCGCACCAGCCGACCGGCTGGAACGAGAAGAAGCAGTTCCAGCTGGACGCGCTGGTTTCTCTCGAGGAAGAAATTCGGGAAGTCGAGGCATTCTCGGAACTGCCGGCCGGATATCGCCGCTGCGGACGCGTCATGCCAATCCGCAATCTCGAGAAACGCCGCCAAAGCGCGCAATGGGTCGAGGCGTCCCGGACCAACTGGCCCTTTCCCTATTCCTGGAGCATCGTCGACGCAATGCCGAACCCGGCATACCTGCCGCAGGGGGAAATGCCGTTTGGCGCCAACTCGGACAACCTTTCGGCCCGCGTGGATCCGCGTCGCCTTGCGGCCGCCCTGACCGGGGCGCTCGGTCGGCTCGGCGTCGAGTTTCGGCAGGGCACCGGAATCGCCGCCATCGGCCGGGACGGAACGCTCGCCCTTGAGAGCGGGGAAAAGATTTCCGCCGGACACGCGGTTCTCTGCGCCGGCTGGGAGAGTTTTTCCCTGCTCTCCGGCCACTTCGTCTCGCAGATTGGCCAGGGCGTGAAGGGTCAGGCGGCCCTGCTCCGGCCGGCGGCGCCAATCGACCCGGCATCGCCCATACTCTTCGACAGCGGCACCTATGTCATCGTTCACGAGACCGGCGATGTCGCGGTCGGTTCGACATCCGAGAACGAATTCGGCGACCCGCATGGCACGGACGCGGCGCTTGAGGACGTGATCGCCGCGGCGCGGCGGCTCTGCCCGCTCCTGGAGAACGCGCAGGTGCTTGAACGATGGGCAGGTATCCGCCCCAGGGCCGCCGGCCGCGAGCCGCTCGTCGGTCCGCTGCCCGGCTTCGCCAACGTCTCGATCGCCACCGGCGGCTTCAAGATCGGTTTCGGCATTGCACATCTCATGGCAGAGGCCGTGATTACCCTGGCCGGCGGAGAGCGTCCCGGTTTCCTGCCGGGCCGGTTCCTGCCGGAAAACCGCCTGCGCGCATGA
- the trmFO gene encoding methylenetetrahydrofolate--tRNA-(uracil(54)-C(5))-methyltransferase (FADH(2)-oxidizing) TrmFO has translation MKLRPIHIVGGGLAGSEAAWQAARHGVPVILHEMRGVRGTEAHKTDGLAELVCSNSFRSDDSEQNAVGLIHAEMRMADSLIMRAADANQVPAGGALAVDRDGFSQAVTEAIEGHPLISVIREEITGLPPEDWDQVIIATGPLTAPSLAEAIAAHTGSDALAFFDAIAPIVHFDSIDMDIAWFQSRYDKPGPGGTGKDYINCPLDRERYEAFIDALLAGDKTEFKEWEGTPYFDGCLPIEVMAERGRETLRHGPMKPMGLTNAHKPDEKPYAVVQLRQDNALGTLYNMVGFQTKLRYGAQVEIFRMIPGLENAEFARLGGLHRNTYLNSPVLLARDLQLKGRSGLRFAGQITGCEGYVESAAIGLLAGRFAAAERLGEPVLLPPDTTAFGALLNHITGGHIVANDEKKRSFQPMNINFGLFPPLPDGALRKPEGHEGRWRGKEKSIAKKRALTERAKVDAAAWLETSLSKQVAE, from the coding sequence ATGAAATTACGCCCCATTCACATCGTCGGAGGCGGGCTGGCCGGTTCCGAAGCCGCTTGGCAAGCCGCAAGGCATGGCGTGCCCGTCATTTTGCACGAAATGCGCGGCGTCCGCGGTACCGAGGCCCACAAGACCGACGGTCTTGCCGAGTTGGTTTGCTCGAACTCCTTCCGTTCGGACGATTCCGAGCAGAATGCAGTCGGGTTGATCCATGCCGAAATGCGCATGGCCGACTCACTGATCATGCGCGCCGCCGATGCCAACCAGGTGCCCGCCGGAGGCGCCTTGGCCGTTGACCGGGACGGATTCTCGCAGGCGGTAACAGAGGCGATAGAAGGCCATCCGCTGATCAGTGTGATCCGCGAGGAAATCACCGGGCTTCCGCCGGAAGACTGGGATCAGGTAATCATCGCCACCGGTCCGCTCACCGCACCGTCGCTCGCCGAGGCGATCGCAGCCCATACCGGATCTGATGCCCTCGCGTTTTTCGACGCAATAGCGCCGATTGTCCATTTCGACTCTATCGACATGGACATCGCCTGGTTCCAGTCACGTTATGACAAGCCAGGCCCCGGCGGCACCGGCAAGGATTACATCAACTGCCCGTTGGACCGGGAACGGTATGAAGCGTTCATCGACGCCCTGCTGGCAGGAGACAAGACCGAGTTCAAGGAGTGGGAAGGAACACCCTATTTCGATGGTTGCCTGCCGATAGAGGTAATGGCCGAACGCGGACGTGAGACGCTACGCCACGGCCCGATGAAGCCCATGGGCCTCACCAATGCCCACAAACCCGACGAGAAGCCCTATGCCGTGGTTCAGCTCCGTCAGGACAATGCACTCGGCACGCTGTACAACATGGTCGGTTTCCAGACGAAGCTTCGCTACGGCGCCCAGGTGGAAATCTTTCGAATGATACCGGGGCTGGAAAATGCCGAATTCGCCCGCCTCGGCGGCCTGCATCGCAACACCTACCTCAACTCTCCTGTCCTGCTTGCCAGGGATCTCCAATTGAAAGGTCGGTCGGGCCTGCGCTTTGCCGGCCAAATCACGGGCTGCGAGGGGTACGTGGAATCGGCTGCCATCGGCCTTCTGGCCGGTCGTTTCGCGGCAGCCGAGCGATTGGGCGAACCGGTGTTGCTACCGCCCGACACCACGGCCTTTGGCGCGTTGCTCAACCACATAACCGGTGGCCATATCGTTGCAAATGATGAGAAAAAAAGGTCATTCCAGCCGATGAACATCAATTTCGGCCTATTCCCGCCATTGCCGGATGGTGCACTGAGAAAACCGGAAGGCCATGAAGGCCGTTGGCGTGGCAAGGAGAAGTCAATTGCCAAAAAACGCGCACTGACGGAGCGAGCCAAGGTGGATGCCGCCGCATGGCTCGAAACCTCCCTCTCGAAACAGGTAGCGGAATAG
- the mnmD gene encoding tRNA (5-methylaminomethyl-2-thiouridine)(34)-methyltransferase MnmD: MADLERDELSWLDGDMPYSTRFGDHFYSRADGRAECGHVFMGGNGLPERWAGADRFTIGELGFGTGLNFLETWRAWRECRVPGQVLDFVSFEAFPMEEKAIERALVHWPQLTGLKESLLRHWPGLGIPPTRWKMDEQTGLTVIVGDALNGVSGWSGAADAWYLDGFAPARNPEMWSAELMQAVADRTRPGGTFASYTAAGWVRRNLEAAGFTVTKRPGHAGKREMICGVLAP; encoded by the coding sequence ATGGCTGATCTTGAACGGGATGAACTGAGCTGGCTCGATGGCGATATGCCGTATTCGACGCGATTTGGCGACCATTTCTATTCCCGCGCGGACGGGCGTGCGGAATGCGGCCACGTGTTCATGGGAGGAAACGGGTTGCCGGAACGGTGGGCCGGAGCAGACCGCTTCACCATCGGCGAACTCGGGTTCGGCACGGGACTCAATTTCCTCGAGACCTGGCGGGCATGGCGCGAGTGCCGCGTGCCCGGACAGGTGCTGGATTTCGTTTCCTTCGAGGCTTTTCCCATGGAGGAAAAAGCCATCGAGCGGGCACTGGTGCATTGGCCTCAACTCACGGGCCTCAAGGAGAGCCTGTTGCGTCATTGGCCCGGACTCGGGATTCCGCCGACCCGCTGGAAGATGGACGAACAAACCGGCCTGACCGTGATCGTGGGTGATGCGCTGAATGGCGTTTCCGGTTGGTCCGGTGCCGCGGATGCCTGGTATCTCGACGGTTTTGCCCCGGCGAGGAATCCGGAGATGTGGTCTGCGGAACTCATGCAGGCGGTTGCGGACCGGACGCGGCCCGGCGGGACATTCGCCAGCTATACTGCCGCCGGCTGGGTGCGACGGAATCTGGAAGCCGCCGGCTTCACCGTCACGAAGCGTCCCGGTCATGCCGGGAAACGAGAAATGATTTGCGGGGTCTTGGCCCCCTAG
- a CDS encoding DUF1127 domain-containing protein — protein MGIMRTLTEWRRYRETRQELSRLTGRELEDIGFNRADIPHVARQAARG, from the coding sequence ATGGGTATCATGCGCACCCTTACCGAATGGCGTCGTTACCGTGAAACGCGCCAGGAATTAAGCCGGCTTACCGGTCGCGAGCTGGAGGATATCGGTTTCAATCGCGCCGACATTCCTCATGTCGCCCGCCAGGCCGCCCGCGGCTAA
- a CDS encoding class I SAM-dependent DNA methyltransferase, translating to MLSESDIDRLADAYNRALDLEKAGKGEEAASLYRACLEIDPEDRCGASVRLASMRLGEAPAKAPDAYVATLFDQHAEVFDDILTGQLGYAVPMQLAEIISADPNARFARMLDLGCGTGLSGMTLGPLCEHTTGVDISEKMVDQADERAVYDELYVNEAVHFLEEWRRAREQAGSDGDYAEFDLVVATDVLPYLGALEPLFAGIAANTMSGAYFAFSSETMSEEEFAGRPWNVTPNQRFAHSATYLEKTLEESGFGNITAFEKITVRMEKDVPIPGWLVVARKN from the coding sequence ATGCTTTCCGAAAGCGATATCGACCGGCTCGCCGATGCCTACAATCGGGCCCTTGATCTGGAGAAGGCCGGCAAAGGCGAGGAAGCGGCGAGCCTCTATCGAGCCTGCCTGGAAATCGACCCGGAAGACCGCTGCGGGGCATCGGTACGGCTGGCATCGATGCGACTGGGCGAAGCACCGGCGAAGGCACCTGACGCCTATGTGGCGACCTTGTTCGACCAGCACGCCGAGGTTTTCGACGACATTCTGACCGGGCAGCTCGGCTACGCCGTGCCCATGCAGCTCGCGGAGATCATTTCCGCAGACCCGAACGCGCGTTTCGCGCGCATGCTCGACCTTGGCTGCGGCACGGGCCTTTCCGGCATGACACTTGGTCCGCTATGCGAACACACGACCGGCGTCGACATCTCCGAGAAGATGGTCGATCAGGCCGACGAACGCGCTGTCTATGACGAGCTTTACGTCAACGAGGCGGTGCATTTCCTGGAGGAATGGCGCAGGGCACGGGAGCAGGCCGGGTCGGACGGCGATTACGCGGAGTTCGATCTCGTCGTGGCCACGGATGTCTTGCCTTATCTCGGCGCCCTCGAGCCACTTTTCGCCGGCATTGCCGCCAACACCATGTCCGGTGCGTATTTTGCATTCTCGTCGGAAACCATGTCAGAAGAAGAATTCGCCGGGAGGCCTTGGAATGTAACGCCGAACCAACGTTTTGCCCATTCCGCTACATACTTGGAAAAGACTCTGGAGGAATCCGGTTTCGGAAACATCACTGCCTTCGAGAAAATTACCGTACGCATGGAAAAGGACGTGCCGATTCCCGGCTGGCTTGTCGTTGCCCGGAAGAACTAG
- a CDS encoding DUF1127 domain-containing protein, which produces MNIVRSFNEWRRYRATCNELSRLTSRELNDLGINRGDIPYVARRATRG; this is translated from the coding sequence ATGAACATCGTACGCTCTTTCAACGAGTGGCGCCGCTACCGGGCAACCTGCAATGAATTGAGCCGCCTGACCTCGCGTGAACTCAATGATCTCGGCATCAACCGCGGAGACATTCCCTACGTTGCTCGTCGCGCGACCCGCGGCTGA
- a CDS encoding helix-turn-helix domain-containing protein, producing MTEDTIFTETPDSDTLGGRLSRARDASGMTTAQFARRLGVKTATVQAWESDRSEPRANRLSMIAGILNVSLPWLLYGVGDAPQDDPRNDAITVLRGQFRKARQLHEETGAVLARIEDELTRLQRGREV from the coding sequence ATGACCGAAGATACGATTTTTACTGAAACGCCGGATTCCGACACCCTCGGCGGACGCCTGTCGCGCGCACGCGATGCAAGCGGCATGACGACGGCGCAGTTCGCCCGCCGGCTCGGCGTGAAAACGGCAACGGTCCAGGCTTGGGAAAGCGATCGCTCCGAGCCGCGTGCGAACCGGCTGTCGATGATCGCGGGCATCCTGAATGTCAGCCTGCCCTGGCTGCTCTACGGTGTCGGCGATGCTCCGCAAGATGATCCGCGCAACGATGCGATCACCGTGCTGCGCGGGCAATTCAGGAAGGCGCGCCAGCTGCATGAGGAAACCGGCGCGGTTCTTGCCCGCATCGAGGACGAGCTGACGCGTCTGCAGCGCGGCAGGGAAGTCTGA